A window of Zingiber officinale cultivar Zhangliang chromosome 5A, Zo_v1.1, whole genome shotgun sequence contains these coding sequences:
- the LOC121979973 gene encoding nuclear pore complex protein NUP107-like gives LHEANDGGLLATIMVVGFKGELNRFQPGVRMEIFRLDAWFFKEDLLINPTNYIVKGLNRRCFSLAKTGNLKDHRDALVELVSSSEYGILHLFSHHQLQEFLLIERECSLHTMEYEEELSVINSQQE, from the exons cttCATGAAGCTAATGATGGTGGACTTCTTGCCACTATCATGGTTGTTGGTTTCAAAG GTGAGCTTAACCGGTTTCAACCTGGAGTGAGAATGGAGATATTTCGGCTTGATGCTTGGTTTTTCAAGGAAGATCTATTGATAAACCCTACTAATTACATAGTGAAAGGGCTTAATCGTAGGTGTT TTTCTCTTGCTAAAACGGGCAATTTAAAAGATCATCGTGATGCACTTGTAGAATTAGTTTCTTCTTCGGAATATGGAATCCTTCATTTGTTTAGTCATCACCAGTTACAG gaatttttattaaTTGAAAGGGAATGCTCATTACACACAATGGAGTACGAAGAAGAGTTGTCTGTCATTAATTCTCAACAAGAATGA